A DNA window from Alligator mississippiensis isolate rAllMis1 chromosome 11, rAllMis1, whole genome shotgun sequence contains the following coding sequences:
- the KBTBD13 gene encoding kelch repeat and BTB domain-containing protein 13, with the protein MHYEAPPSACLLSHLSGSRSMTQHQSGPTSAAERVRINVEEAFFAVDKALLVEHSDYFCALFRSGMRESTQDEIQLQDLSAKGFFIMLQVLAGERPMLSCEENFKAVECAAFLHVKPLAKYLINSINSDNCIILYQAAAIFGLLDLFHSAALYIRDSYSELEQYLDCLSPDLLDYIDSLVPSTFVAVGAHTPTFEFLEDLSRTICYLDEENNTWKTLSCLPLAASTFLAGMATLENKIYIVGGVYGASKQVVDSSFCYDADTNSWSEFPSPKQRRYDATLTGHEGCLYAIGGEYEKVSLKSVEKYDVSSNTWTLLSDLPQPTAGAPCAQAMGRIFVCLWKPLDTTIIYEYETQKDEWLPIADLKRPQSYGHCMVAHRDNLYVMRNGPSDDFLRCVIDCFNLSTRQWVALPGQFVNSKGALFTAVIRGDTVYTVNRMLTLLYSIEEGSWRFKKEKAGFPRTGSLQTFLLRLPRRDHSIAT; encoded by the coding sequence ATGCATTACGAGGCACCGCCAAGTGCATGCTTGCTGAGTCACCTCTCCGGCAGCCGGAGCATGACTCAGCACCAGAGCGGGCCGACGTCTGCGGCGGAGAGAGTCCGGATCAACGTGGAAGAGGCGTTTTTCGCCGTGGACAAGGCTCTGCTGGTGGAGCACAGCGACTACTTCTGCGCCCTCTTCCGCTCTGGCATGAGGGAAAGCACGCAGGACGAAATCCAGCTCCAGGACCTGAGTGCCAAGGGGTTCTTCATCATGCTccaagtcctggctggggagagACCCATGCTGAGCTGCGAGGAGAACTTCAAGGCGGTCGAATGCGCGGCTTTTCTGCACGTGAAGCCGCTGGCCAAGTACCTGATCAATTCGATCAACTCCGACAACTGCATCATCTTGTACCAAGCTGCCGCCATTTTTGGCTTGCTGGACCTTTTCCACAGCGCCGCCCTGTATATCCGGGACAGCTACTCTGAGCTAGAGCAGTACTTGGACTGTCTTTCCCCCGACCTGCTGGACTACATCGACTCTCTCGTGCCCAGCACGTTTGTCGCGGTGGGGGCACATACGCCCACCTTTGAGTTCCTAGAGGACCTTTCGAGGACCATTTGCTACCTGGACGAGGAGAACAACACGTGGAAGACGCTCTCCTGCTTACCGCTGGCGGCCAGCACGTTCCTAGCCGGCATGGCGACACTGGAGAACAAGATCTATATCGTGGGGGGCGTCTACGGGGCTAGCAAGCAAGTCGTAGACAGCAGCTTTTGCTACGACGCCGACACGAACAGCTGGAGCGAGTTCCCCAGCCCTAAGCAGCGCCGGTATGACGCCACGCTGACGGGCCACGAAGGTTGCCTGTACGCCATCGGAGGAGAGTACGAGAAGGTCTCGCTCAAATCCGTGGAGAAATACGACGTGTCCTCCAACACCTGGACTCTCCTGTccgacctgccccagcccacagccggGGCCCCCTGCGCCCAGGCGATGGGGAGGATATTTGTTTGCTTGTGGAAACCACTGGACACCACTATCATCTACGAGTACGAGACCCAGAAGGACGAGTGGCTTCCCATCGCGGACCTGAAGAGGCCTCAGAGCTACGGTCACTGCATGGTGGCCCACCGAGACAACCTCTACGTCATGAGGAACGGGCCCTCGGACGACTTCTTGCGGTGCGTGATAGACTGCTTCAACCTCAGCACCCGGCAGTGGGTGGCCTTACCCGGGCAGTTCGTCAACAGCAAGGGAGCGCTCTTCACGGCCGTGATCAGAGGGGACACCGTGTACACCGTCAACAGGATGCTCACCCTCCTCTACTCCATCGAAGAGGGCAGCTGGCGGTTCAAGAAGGAGAAGGCCGGGTTCCCGAGGACTGGTTCCCTGCAGACCTTTCTGCTCAGGCTACCGAGGAGAGACCATAGTATTGCCACCTAG